In Mycolicibacterium nivoides, the DNA window GGGGAGATCACGTGCACACCGGGCAGGTTGCGGACGCTCTTGAGCCCGACCTCATCGGTGCGACCGATGACGATGAGAACCTTCTTGTTCTCGGTCAGCGTGCTCAGGAACGCCTTGGCGCTCTTGGTCGACGGGTTCTGACCCTCGACCAGCTCGGTGATCGCGTGGATCCGCTCGTTGCGGGCCCGGTCCGAGAGCGCTCCGCGCAGGGCGGCGGCGATCATCTTCTTCGGGGTCCGCTGGCTGTAGTCGCGCGGCTGCGGGCCGTGCACGACGCCACCACCGGTGAACTGCGGCGCGCGGGTCGAGCCCTGACGAGCCCGGCCGGTGCCCTTCTGGCGGTACGGCTTCTTGCCGCCACCCGAGACCTGCGCGCGAGTCTTCGTCGCGTGGGTGCCCTGGCGCTTGGCGGCCAACTGTGCGTTGACCACCTGGTGCATCAGAGCGATGTTCGGCTCGACGTCGAACAGTGCGGCGGGCAGCTCGACGGAACCATCCGTCTTTCCGGCCGGCGTCTTAACGTCAATCTTCAAAGTCATTACTTCTCGCCTCGCTTGATTGCGCTGCGGACAACCACCAGACCACCGTTGCGTCCGGGGATGGCGCCCTTGATAAGCAGCACGCCGTTCTCGGCATCGACCTTGTGAACCTTGAGGTTCTGCGTGGTCACCCGGTCGTGGCCCATACGGCCCGACATCCGGGTGCCCTTGAACACGCGGCCCGGGGTGGCGCAGCCACCGATCGAGCCGGGGCGACGGTGCACCGCCTGGGCGCCGTGCGAGGCGCCCTGGCCGGCGAAGCCGTGACGCTTCATGGTGCCGGCGAAGCCCTTGCCCTTGCTGGTGCCGGTCACGTCGACGTAAGCACCGTCGGCGAAGATCTCGGCGGTCAGCTCCTGGCCCACCTCGTACTCGGCGGCAGCAGCCTCGTCGACCCGCAGCTCAGCCAGGTGGCGGCGCGGGTTGACACCCGCGGCGGCGTACTGGCCGGTGACGGGCTTGTTGACCTTGCGCGGGCTGATCTCGCCATAGGCGAGCTGCACGGCGCTGTAGCCGTCGCGCTCGGGGGTA includes these proteins:
- the rplD gene encoding 50S ribosomal protein L4, coding for MTLKIDVKTPAGKTDGSVELPAALFDVEPNIALMHQVVNAQLAAKRQGTHATKTRAQVSGGGKKPYRQKGTGRARQGSTRAPQFTGGGVVHGPQPRDYSQRTPKKMIAAALRGALSDRARNERIHAITELVEGQNPSTKSAKAFLSTLTENKKVLIVIGRTDEVGLKSVRNLPGVHVISPDQLNTYDVLNADDLVFSVEALNAYISANTKEEVSA
- the rplC gene encoding 50S ribosomal protein L3, with product MARKGILGTKLGMTQVFDENNKVVPVTVVKAGPNVVTLIRTPERDGYSAVQLAYGEISPRKVNKPVTGQYAAAGVNPRRHLAELRVDEAAAAEYEVGQELTAEIFADGAYVDVTGTSKGKGFAGTMKRHGFAGQGASHGAQAVHRRPGSIGGCATPGRVFKGTRMSGRMGHDRVTTQNLKVHKVDAENGVLLIKGAIPGRNGGLVVVRSAIKRGEK